From a region of the Podospora pseudopauciseta strain CBS 411.78 chromosome 7 map unlocalized CBS411.78m_7, whole genome shotgun sequence genome:
- a CDS encoding uncharacterized protein (COG:S; EggNog:ENOG503P48Z): protein MYTYDTSYEAVQGAVRRGCTWCGELNRLIKMLGYPPGGTTVTVFVGLDNVDNHSWTPRQSQLEVRVVINGKGITNLYHIYTVAGDPAAVHFAAREQITDLCTPESFALARECIDNCVKFHADCQSPDLFTLLPDRVIDCSDPSNPRLILTHGTQPGLYITLSYVWGIDQPLKLTTSNIEEIVGHGIPISSLPRTIRDAIFVTHSLKHRYLWVDALCIIQDSDADKLKQICQMSRIYRESYLTIIAASAATSREGFLRQTRRQRNPSARVPFHNNNPRDPTGSRVGIVSLLDTHEAYSPHGKSGLPVEPIDSRAWTLQEQVLPSRTLIYDSETLKYNCQTEAVSIGQALCGPSRVRLPRILACSISGQRSKELSPQEKWEARVAWLEIVASFTLRWHSHEGDKLPALAGVAEQFSRVTGDSYLAGLWKKSLVPDLLWRAVREKELDPKSSRPARYRAPSWSWASVNWGVYYDNATFMVDASKYRQMEVVDCWVSLAAVEAPFGEVTDGSLRMKAAVLREPFVREKAGRWELMVLNEDGKHSQIGNVHFDDIGPRTSGIVFVFLQWDEDWNGEGLVLEELSNGRFRRVGMVDAYQARWIYDLEAVVIEIV from the coding sequence ATGTATACATATGACACTTCCTATGAAGCCGTGCAAGGGGCCGTCAGGCGAGGATGCACTTGGTGTGGCGAACTCAACAGACTTATAAAGATGCTGGGATACCCTCCTGGGGGAACCACTGTCACCGTCTTCGTGGGCCTCGATAATGTGGACAACCATTCATGGACCCCACGGCAGAGTCAACTGGAAGTTCGGGTCGTAATCAATGGTAAAGGAATCACCAACTTGTATCACATCTACACTGTCGCAGGCGATCCAGCAGCCGTTCACTTTGCGGCCCGTGAACAAATTACAGACCTCTGTACCCCGGAGAGCTTCGCCTTAGCTCGGGAATGCATCGACAACTGCGTCAAGTTTCACGCAGACTGCCAAAGCCCCGATCTATTCACGCTGCTTCCAGACCGCGTCATCGATTGCTCAGATCCGTCAAACCCTAGACTCATTCTCACACATGGAACTCAGCCAGGCCTGTATATAACGCTGAGCTACGTCTGGGGCATTGACCAGCCTCTCAAACTCACCACTTCCAACATCGAAGAGATTGTCGGCCATGGGATACCCATCTCAAGCCTCCCACGAACCATCCGCGATGCCATATTCGTTACCCACTCTCTCAAGCACCGATACCTCTGGGTTGATGCTCTCTGCATCATCCAAGATTCCGACGCCGACAAGTTGAAACAAATTTGTCAAATGAGCCGCATCTACCGCGAGAGCTACCTCACCATCATAGCAGCCAGCGCAGCTACCTCAAGGGAAGGCTTCCTGAGGCAAACCCGGCGGCAGAGAAACCCATCAGCACGTGTACCCttccacaacaacaacccccgaGACCCAACAGGAAGCAGAGTAGGCATCGTCTCCCTTCTCGACACACACGAAGCATACTCCCCTCATGGGAAATCAGGCCTCCCCGTCGAACCAATCGACTCCCGCGCCTGGACGCTGCAAGAGCAGGTCCTCCCCTCGCGCACTCTGATCTACGACAGCGAGACCCTCAAATACAACTGCCAGACCGAAGCCGTCAGCATAGGCCAGGCGCTCTGCGGACCAAGCAGAGTGCGCCTTCCCCGGATCCTCGCTTGTTCAATATCAGGCCAACGATCCAAAGAGTTGTCGCCCCAAGAGAAATGGGAGGCGCGTGTTGCGTGGCTTGAAATCGTCGCTTCTTTCACACTGCGATGGCACTCTCACGAGGGGGACAAGCTGCCCGCTCTGGCAGGCGTCGCAGAGCAGTTCTCCCGCGTGACTGGGGATTCCTACCTTGCAGGACTGTGGAAAAAGTCTTTGGTGCCTGACCTTCTTTGGAGGGCGGTCAGGGAGAAGGAACTCGACCCCAAGTCTTCGAGGCCGGCGAGATACCGTGCTCCGTCGTGGTCGTGGGCGAGCGTGAATTGGGGGGTATACTATGACAATGCTACGTTCATGGTGGATGCTTCAAAGTATAGGcagatggaggtggtggactgTTGGGTCAGCCTTGCAGCTGTGGAGGCGCCGTTCGGGGAGGTGACGGATGGTTCGTTACGCATGAAGGCGGCAGTTTTAAGAGAGCCTTTTGTGCGTGAAAAGGCCGGCAGATGGGAGCTTATGGTATTGAATGAAGACGGGAAGCACAGCCAGATTGGGAACGTTCATTTTGATGATATTGGGCCGAGAACGAGTGGgattgtttttgttttccttcAGTGGGACGAGGACTGGAATGGGGAGGGTCTAGTGCTTGAAGAGCTGTCTAACGGACGTTTCAGGAGGGTTGGCATGGTAGATGCTTACCAAGCGCGGTGGATATATGACTTGGAGGCTGTGGTGATTGAGATTGTTTAA
- a CDS encoding uncharacterized protein (COG:S; EggNog:ENOG503NYEN), which translates to MGRRSKFYGASITLSPAPTAGDLSTGDREFQKSHGEQGPASRNHASAGNSKDNGAIRPVAGLYKEYLESREPAANHTFHDIKDGIVSLRPLSVTFGGMRHNDPQFMGEYMVSEYLPRSLGDGYQPTKHWKSPLRVGAGHPAPEQDAKPAATFVVTDVSNKLRSSLFEDVDQRLKILAVQVTFHLSVYRSAM; encoded by the exons ATGGGACGACGTAGCAAATTCTATGGAGCAAG CATTACGCTTTCACCCGCTCCTACCGCGGGAGACCTGTCAACCGGCGATCGCGAATTTCAGAAATCACACGGAGAGCAGGGTCCTGCTAGCAGAAACCACGCCAGCGCTGGGAACTCCAAGGACAATGGTGCTATAAGGCCGGTGGCAGGGCTTTACAAGGAGTATCTTGAGTCTCGGGAACCCGCCGCCAACCACACTTTTCACGACATCAAGGATGGTATTGTTTCGCTGAGACCTTTGTCTGTTACCTTTGGTGGAATGAGGCACAACGACCCGCAGTTTATGGGAGAATACATG GTCTCGGAATACTTACCACGATCCCTTGGCGATGGTTATCAACCTACGAAGCACTGGAAAAGCCCATTGCGTGTCGGTGCTGGACATCCCGCTCCCGAGCAAGACGCAAAGCCTGCTGCCACTTTTGTGGTCACCGACGTGTCCAACAAGTTGCGGTCGAGTCTTTTCGAAGACGTTGACCAACGTCTGAAGATATTGGCGGTGCAGGTGACATTTCACCTGTCCGTCTAT CGTAGCGCTATGTAG